The Magnolia sinica isolate HGM2019 chromosome 10, MsV1, whole genome shotgun sequence genome includes a window with the following:
- the LOC131257647 gene encoding UPF0481 protein At3g47200-like yields the protein MGDNIWVTNINDDMNRFDKQAEAQVWKNLSIYKVPQYMKTGDPHGAAYKPQIVSIGPYHFGEEHLKPMEEHKRRALLHLLKETEKTVSDFLNSLRDILLELKNSYEQLDSNWTDDKFLQLMVLDGCFVIEILRKNFSNYDLSDPIFSEQRQPTTIEYIKRDMLLMENQLPLLVLEKFVAIIAKATVGVQSDINSDIKSLMLKFYFPADETMTYTGEGKHMLDVVRKSMVQSPTVNIVTQEFIGTSQFGYCLMNICPVVYKSKKIANSSYHGTNSKKTISNNRSAMVLSQAGINFERESTYNLKDITFKNVSGSLHLPTITIEHNSESMFLNFIAFEQLHLEKSRFISSYFIFMYGLITSANDVGLLRDKEIIKSSISCDDTIRDIITRLAKGLSFGKDDNLCEIQQELNDYYMG from the exons ATGGGGGACAATATTTGGGTCACAAATATTAACGATGacatgaacaggtttgataaacAAGCTGAAGCACAAGTTTGGAAAAACCTCTCTATTTATAAAGTACCACAATATATGAAGACAGGTGACCCTCATGGTGCGGCTTACAAGCCCCAAATCGTCTCCATTGGGCCTTACCATTTTGGCGAAGAGCATTTGAAGCCAATGGAGGAACATAAGCGTAGAGCTCTCCTTCACCTCCTTAAAGAGACAGAAAAAACAGTATCAGATTTCTTGAACTCATTGAGAGACATATTACTAGAACTGAAGAACTCTTATGAACAGCTCGACAGCAATTGGACAGATGATAAATTTCTGCAGCTGATGGTTCTTGATGGGTGTTTTGTTATAGAGATACTTCGTAAGAACTTTTCCAATTATGATCTCAGCGACCCGATTTTCAGCGAACAACGGCAACCAACTACTATTGAATATATTAAGAGAGACATGTTGTTGATGGAAAATCAATTACCTCTACTTGTTCTTGAGAAGTTTGTGGCCATCATCGCAAAGGCTACCGTGGGAGTCCAG AGTGACATAAACAGTGACATAAAGAGTCTTATGTTGAAGTTTTACTTCCCAGCTGATGAAACAATGACATATACGGGTGAAGGTAAGCACATGCTGGACGTAGTTCGGAAAAGTATGGTACAAAGCCCAACCGTGAACATAGTCACACAAGAATTCATAGGCACTAGCCAATTCGGCTATTGCTTAATGAACATATGCCCGGTTGTATACAAGTCAAAGAAAATTGCGAACAGCAGTTACCATGGAACCAACTCTAAGAAGACCATAAGCAACAATCGATCCGCGATGGTGCTATCCCAGGCTGGAATTAATTTTGAAAGGGAGTCGACCTACAACCTCAAGGATATTACATTCAAGAATGTCAGTGGCAGCCTACATCTCCCTACCATCACCATCGAACATAATTCTGAATCTATGTTTCTTAACTTTATCGCATTCGAGCAACTTCATTTAGAGAAAAGCCGTTTCATTAGTTCTTACTTTATATTTATGTATGGTCTCATAACTTCAGCCAACGACGTTGGATTACTTCGAGATAAAGAAATCATCAAGAGCTCAATCTCATGCGACGACACCATTCGGGATATCATCACAAGGCTAGCTAAGGGCTTATCATTTGGCAAAGATGATAATCTTTGTGAAATACAACAAGAATTGAATGATTACTATATG GGAtga